TCAATGCGATGCTGATCGATCGCAAAGAGATCAAGGTGCATCAGAGCCCGATCGATTCGATGCTTCGCCAAATGGGTGACGTCTATTCGCTGATCGTGTTCCCCGAAGGCGGCCGATCCTCGAGCGACGATGAGATGGGCACTTTTAAAAGTGGCCTGTACTACATGGGCAAAAAACGGCCCGACCTGGAGCTCGTGCCCGTCTATATCGACAACGTCAACCGAATTTTGCCGCGGGGTGAGTTCCTGCCGGTTCCGCTGCTCAGCTGCATTACGATCGGCCCGCCAATCTTTCTCGAAGCGGGTGAACCGAAAACCGAGTTCCTCAAACGCGCCCGTGAAGCGGTGCGCCGATTAAAGGACTTGTAGCGTCCGCCTGGTTCGGCATCGGCCCCTTTTCCCAAATCGCCTCCGTATCGATCGACGATCGTTGCGGCGTGTGGGTGTACAATGCAGCGACGCAATTCTTTGATCGCTGGTTCCCCTCCATGTTTCGATGCCCGGTTGCGAGACTCGCTGTGTTTCTTCCTGACCCGCAAAAGACGCCGCTTGCCCTTTTTACCATTGCCGTCATTTTGACGACTGGTTGTGGCTCGAGTGAACCGCCGCCACGCAAGGCAATCCGGGGGCAGATCACCGTGGATGGCAAACCTGCACCGTCAGGATCGATCAGCTTTCTGCCCGCTCGAGGAACTTCGGGGCCCGCTGCAACGTCTCTGATAGTCGACGCGGAATATCAGTTCACCCACTCCAATGGGCCTTTTGCTGGAGCACACCTGGTTGTGATTAGTTTTGATAAAGCTCCGGCAGTAGCGAGCACGGCGAGCGACACCGCCGGATCCGATGATCCGCCGTCGTCGGAATCGGCCGAAGCGGTCGATCCTAAAAAGCGATCCGTTAACAAGTCACCCTCGCTTCGCCGTAAACGCGCAGCCGATGCTTCGGCGAGCGAAAAACGACGCTGGGAACTCGAATTTGTCGTTCCGACCGACGACCCTAGCGTCAAAAATTTTGCTCTGACCACGCACGAATAAGAAAAGTAGCGGCGAACAACGAACTCGATCGCGACAAAATCACATCACGATTCATCACTCATCATCGAAAACTCACTAAAACGAAAACACATCATCCGCACTCACCTGTGGCGTCGCCAAACACACGGCACCATGCTTCGCCGACCGAATTTTATCTACCAATCTGTCATGACCGCTTTCCCATCACGCCGCAACGCATTCACCCTGGTCGAACTGCTGGTCGTGATCGCAATCATTGGAGTGTTGGTTGGTCTGCTATTGCCTGCGGTGCAAGCCGCGCGAGCGGCGGCGCGACGCATGAGCTGCTCGAATAATTCAAAACAGTTCGCACTGTCGCTGCACAATTACCATTCTGCGTTCAACACGTTTCCGTCCGGCAGCATTGTCTCAGGCCCCAACGGTTACTCGTGGGGAATGGTTTCACAGGTCTTACCGTTCATGGAGCAATCGGCGAGTTTCGAATCGATCGATTTCACCCAAGCTCACTGCGGCGACCATATCAAAGATTTGCAGGCCCGCGGCGGCAACGATCCATCGTCACAACCGATCGCGATGCTGATGTGCCCAAGCGATCCGAGTTCGGGGCGATCCTTGTTAAGTGGTCCGC
The nucleotide sequence above comes from Novipirellula caenicola. Encoded proteins:
- a CDS encoding lysophospholipid acyltransferase family protein, translated to MAITSHVIVLLAKMFSGFTVRWIDCQPDTCQRIYFANHTSHLDAVVLWSALPREIRAVTRPVAAKDYWSTGWVKPHMAKAFNAMLIDRKEIKVHQSPIDSMLRQMGDVYSLIVFPEGGRSSSDDEMGTFKSGLYYMGKKRPDLELVPVYIDNVNRILPRGEFLPVPLLSCITIGPPIFLEAGEPKTEFLKRAREAVRRLKDL